A part of Streptomyces sp. NBC_00557 genomic DNA contains:
- a CDS encoding universal stress protein gives MTLPLVVGVDGSDSCLTAVDWAVDEAARHGAPMRLVYASLWERYEAGLPSVGPGRPSEQVMAEHIVASAADRAERRNPDVKVTTDILPEDPVAALVHESGQAFALVTGSRGRGEVKGLLLGSVGLAVSARAHCPAIVVRGDPAGLAGSHARVLLGIGDADDTSTEAVRYAFREAEVRGCVLDVVHAWRRPAFDRKGNRIRTGGPADTYEERASAVVDARLKAAIAEYPHVRTRPATPEGPAARILVDRSAAADLVIVGARRRTGAFGFQLGRVSHALLHHAQCPVAVVPERQARAGR, from the coding sequence ATGACACTCCCTCTGGTGGTGGGCGTCGACGGATCGGACTCGTGTCTGACAGCGGTCGACTGGGCCGTGGACGAGGCCGCGCGCCATGGTGCTCCGATGAGGCTCGTGTACGCCTCCCTGTGGGAGCGCTATGAGGCCGGTCTTCCTTCGGTGGGCCCGGGGCGCCCTTCCGAGCAGGTGATGGCCGAGCACATCGTGGCTTCGGCGGCCGATCGTGCCGAACGGCGCAACCCGGATGTCAAAGTCACCACCGACATCCTCCCGGAGGACCCGGTGGCCGCTCTCGTTCACGAGAGTGGCCAGGCCTTCGCGCTGGTGACGGGTTCGCGTGGCCGGGGCGAGGTCAAGGGACTGCTGCTCGGGTCGGTCGGTCTGGCCGTGTCGGCCCGTGCACACTGCCCGGCGATCGTCGTCCGGGGCGATCCGGCGGGGCTCGCCGGCTCGCATGCGCGGGTCCTGCTGGGCATCGGTGACGCCGACGACACGAGCACCGAGGCCGTGCGGTACGCCTTCCGGGAGGCCGAGGTGCGCGGCTGTGTCCTGGACGTGGTGCATGCCTGGCGCAGGCCCGCCTTCGACAGGAAAGGGAACCGGATACGTACAGGAGGGCCGGCGGACACGTACGAGGAGCGTGCCTCCGCCGTCGTCGACGCTCGGCTCAAGGCCGCGATCGCCGAGTATCCGCATGTCCGGACGCGCCCGGCGACGCCGGAGGGGCCGGCCGCCAGGATTCTCGTGGACCGGTCGGCCGCTGCCGACCTGGTGATCGTCGGGGCCCGGCGCCGAACGGGCGCCTTCGGATTCCAGCTCGGCCGCGTGAGCCACGCACTCCTGCACCATGCCCAGTGCCCGGTCGCGGTCGTGCCCGAACGGCAGGCGAGGGCCGGGCGCTGA